A region of uncultured Carboxylicivirga sp. DNA encodes the following proteins:
- a CDS encoding acyltransferase: protein MSKRFYPQLEGIRGIAVLAVLISHWIIISYFPSFKFLQLGFIGVNVFFVLSGFLITGILLSDIENGTASKKIFKNFYMKRLVRIFPIYYLVIFLLAILKIDNNYLPWSLTYTVNIAQNWFISPNPLYMHIWSLCVEEQFYLFWPIILVFVPCKRLLSIILLTIFSSLLFKLVIALIEPNNAINLIHSNTLASMDALGLGGLLAYIHKHKPLYFIRLSNFSALWIPISLLSFWSISFITPEHSLLSDTLFRLFTALWGAMLILKGIKNEKTTVGRILNFSPIKYIGKISYGIYLYHWFISSILKSTFINFWNSLDFGPFKLLKYQQYLGSFTFYFVITLTVASLSYFMIEIPFLNLKKKLQ, encoded by the coding sequence ATGTCAAAACGATTTTATCCCCAACTTGAAGGCATAAGAGGAATTGCCGTTTTGGCTGTATTAATTTCTCACTGGATTATTATCAGTTATTTTCCATCATTTAAATTTTTACAGTTAGGTTTTATTGGTGTTAATGTATTTTTTGTACTCAGTGGTTTTTTAATTACAGGTATTTTATTGTCCGATATTGAAAATGGTACCGCCTCTAAAAAAATATTCAAAAATTTCTATATGAAGAGATTGGTAAGAATTTTTCCAATCTACTACCTTGTAATTTTTTTATTGGCCATATTAAAAATTGATAATAATTACCTTCCATGGAGTTTAACTTATACCGTAAATATAGCCCAAAATTGGTTTATATCACCCAATCCTCTATATATGCACATATGGTCATTATGTGTTGAAGAACAATTTTACCTTTTTTGGCCCATAATTTTAGTATTTGTCCCCTGTAAGAGGTTACTGTCAATTATTTTACTCACTATTTTTTCTTCTTTACTATTCAAATTAGTTATTGCATTAATTGAGCCCAATAATGCGATTAATCTTATTCATTCAAATACCTTGGCTTCAATGGATGCTTTGGGTCTGGGCGGACTATTGGCATATATTCATAAACACAAACCTCTATACTTTATTAGACTTTCCAATTTTAGTGCACTCTGGATTCCCATTTCACTATTAAGTTTTTGGAGTATCTCTTTTATAACACCCGAACATTCCTTACTAAGTGATACATTATTTCGCCTGTTCACAGCATTGTGGGGAGCTATGTTAATATTAAAAGGAATAAAAAATGAAAAGACAACCGTAGGCAGAATACTAAATTTTTCACCCATAAAATATATTGGAAAAATATCATATGGCATCTATTTATATCATTGGTTTATATCTTCTATTCTTAAGAGTACTTTTATAAACTTCTGGAATAGTCTAGATTTCGGACCCTTTAAGCTTTTAAAATATCAGCAATATCTGGGTAGTTTCACATTTTACTTTGTCATAACCTTAACAGTCGCATCTTTATCTTATTTTATGATTGAGATACCATTTTTAAACTTAAAAAAGAAGCTTCAATAG
- a CDS encoding glycosyltransferase family 2 protein gives MISIIIPNYNRSQFLAESLRSVINQSYLNWEVIVVDDCSTDDSHKVVQAFQAKDKRIQWVKRIRLPKGASTCRNIGVEHVKGEYLIFLDSDDLLAPHCLEQRLELMRQNPHLDMAVFPMQLFKQIPGDQARVWNIENNKSHLERFLNLDSVWQTTGPIWKKEAFLKTGGFNESLACWQDVDIHLKALLQKLNIQTFYQLPVDCYYRSHQSESISQGNLNTSEKLESRRQLYIWCIEQLEGQRYLAKSMAINIIASAIKTLRIKYALKFLKESLQDYKLSELLILFMFAIVYISRLYKIKSLNSFFSLKLAQTQAPIHVGKYYQ, from the coding sequence ATGATATCCATAATTATTCCTAACTATAATCGCTCACAATTCTTAGCAGAATCACTCAGATCCGTTATTAATCAAAGCTACCTTAACTGGGAAGTCATTGTGGTTGACGATTGCAGCACCGATGATTCTCATAAGGTTGTTCAGGCGTTTCAGGCTAAAGACAAAAGAATACAATGGGTTAAGCGAATTCGCTTACCTAAAGGAGCATCTACATGTCGCAATATAGGCGTTGAACACGTCAAAGGTGAATATTTAATTTTCTTAGACTCTGATGATCTTTTAGCTCCCCATTGCCTCGAACAAAGGTTGGAACTTATGAGACAGAACCCTCATCTGGATATGGCAGTTTTTCCCATGCAACTGTTCAAACAAATTCCGGGTGATCAAGCACGGGTATGGAATATTGAAAACAATAAATCACATCTTGAACGTTTCTTAAATCTCGACTCTGTTTGGCAAACCACCGGCCCCATTTGGAAAAAAGAGGCCTTTTTAAAAACCGGAGGATTTAATGAGAGCTTAGCATGTTGGCAGGATGTAGATATTCATTTAAAAGCCTTACTGCAAAAACTAAACATTCAAACATTTTATCAACTACCAGTTGATTGCTATTATAGAAGCCATCAAAGTGAAAGTATTAGCCAGGGCAACCTAAATACATCTGAAAAATTGGAAAGCAGAAGACAATTATATATTTGGTGTATTGAACAACTTGAAGGTCAAAGGTATTTAGCTAAATCTATGGCAATAAACATTATTGCGAGTGCCATTAAAACGTTAAGAATAAAATATGCATTGAAATTTCTGAAAGAATCTCTTCAAGATTATAAATTATCAGAATTACTCATATTATTTATGTTTGCAATAGTATATATATCAAGATTATATAAGATTAAATCTTTAAATTCTTTTTTTAGCTTAAAATTAGCACAAACTCAAGCTCCAATTCATGTCGGTAAGTATTACCAATAA